DNA from Megachile rotundata isolate GNS110a chromosome 8, iyMegRotu1, whole genome shotgun sequence:
GCGGACTCACTTGACACCTGCAGACGACGTCAGCATCTATGGCAAGCATATCGACGACCTTGCCTTTACCCTCGTCGCCCCATTGTGCTCCAAGAACGACAGTAACTTTAGTCGAATCATTTGATAAACATTGTTTTTTTCTTGGAGAACCAAGAACGCCGTCCCCGTTCGCTTGTTGGACGGAACGCTGCATCTTTGTATACGAAAATATTCGTAAGTTTTCGAGCGGTTGAACAAACTGCGCGCGCACATACAACACGGGAACCGCCGCGCGACTGCTCGAACATAGAGTGGTAAGACCGTTTTAACCGCCTTATATCTATTCGTCGAATGTAAGGACATCTGGGGAGAGAAAAGTAAATGTTGAATAAATGAAAGATTAGAGACTCGTTTAGAATAATCGTGAAgcagtatatatatgtatatagccGTTCAACGACAGGTCGTATTCAATCTGCGCAAAATGACTGACTTCAGTAAGCTCCCCACCAAGTAATGTTATTCCCACTACTACACCATTTAAATACCGTTGTTCATATACGTGGTGGACAGAAATATATGAACAGGGAAAAGATTcggtaattataaaattttgaaattgttaaattttttcagttttaaattcgtaaattttgaaatttccaaatttctaaatttcaacgtTATCACATTTATTTGATAGccgaatttgtacattttcacaCCTTCAGATCGACAAATTTTAAGGtcacaaaaatttgcaatttttgaaattgataatttttaattctctaaatttataatttaaaaattttgaaatcaacgGATGGCGTGTGTTAAGTTTCCCGCTCATACCGTTTTAAGAATTACGTACAATAGAAACATGTGCTTGTTTAGTTATGAAGATGAAAACTTTATGTGTGTTTTTATATGTCTTATATATTGTACGTTATTTCTTCATCCTACTATTTatttgtgtaattgtataaagactataagttatattttagaCTTTAGACACATGCAAGTTAACCGGACAAGGAACCGCGAGGAGGGGATGCTATGTGCGCGCGCAGCCAGAATGAACGATCACATAAAATTGGCGCGGGATTCAAATTTAACaagtgaaaataataattataggacttatattttattgtatatatattatttataattatacaggtatatacatatgtaacattagGTTTAATAATCTCTTTGATAATCTTATAATCTTTTTTAATAATCTCTTGAATTTGAaaagaataatgaaaatattaatattatgttcattatatttttatattatgttttaaCACTCGTTAGGTCGTTGATATGTAATACAACATTTTTAGAGGAAACaaagtattataataaaaagatatCCCTTTTACatactaatataaaatatttataaattataaattctaaaaattaaataactataagttacaataataattcttaTTAAAACAGTCCTTTGATATAAATTCACATTTAACTATCATAATTTTATGGTAAAAATGTACttataatagtaatattcaCTTTAACTGATTAAAGTTTataaagttaatttatttttacttttattacatGGTATcaatatacttaaaaattttatacatttatatgaacTTTATCACAATTTCAGTGGCCTTTAGAGGTCTGAATATGATGTTAATAAATACTTTTagatataaaagtaatattaaaaaaatattgttgcaATTATGTTGCTCCTACTAtaagtataaattatataataaatattgtactcCTTACTACACGTTAGTACAAAATTCACGGCGCTCTCTGGCACGTCGGTTTTGAAACCAAATTTTTAtctgaaacaaaataaaatttataaaattataagtattagaaatgaaatttttatttttgcacatataaaatatttaatttatgaaaattgttgaatgaACTTAAAAACATAGAATTGTGATtcaactaaaaattattaaaatgttattttatttttacaaaataaatgatccaagtaaatttagtaaaacactatttttaatctttcaaaaaaatatttaaaggaaAGCTTTCTCCTTTTTTGAAAAGATTGACGAAacttaatattgttaatttaaacgatattattttttaaaccttgttttattgaaaacaaaatgaaattcataaatataccCTATTAGGCGGGAGTTTTAAAATGTCAGATATATCAATCACATCGTTCCTCGTCAAATAAGCagaatttcgaaacttttgtTCAAGAAACTCAAGCTGAAACATTGAGAATGGTATTCGTGGATAAAAACTCggctttcttttatttttaccgaTCGGCTTCCTAGGTATTTTTGGAGGTTTGTATCTCGTACACTGAAGCCACTCTAACTTTTCTATATCTCTTAATACTTCCGGTGTTCCTGTTTTGCTTCTGGAGAACTCCGTTTTCTTATTTTCATTCTTAAACGAATATTTACTTTCTGTTTCGCAACTGCTGTTTAAATCCCTTGAATTTTTACACCGATTTCCCGCAAAAtcactatttaaatatttgctgtCATAAAACTGATCACTTTGATCTCCTTTCGACTTCCGTTCTTCGTTCAACTTCTTCTCTCGATCCCTTCTCAAACTTATCGTTTCACAATAATTTTCAGTTGCATCAAACTTTTCATGTTCAAAGCTTTTAGAATTTATTTCACATTCGTCTTCGATGTTTCTGATAATTACCGTCGTACCTGCATTTGATTTAATCAATTCTTGCTCAGaggattctaaaatattttcgttACATTTTCCATTTCCTTCTTCAATCTTATTTCTAAAATCTGACTCCGCATCCACAATGCATTTCATAtcacatttattttcatttccacATTCAAAGTTACGTTCAGAATTTTCATACTTAATTTCACTTCGGAAATTCGCACCACAGTTTTCTGTTTCACTCACGGCGTTCGTTGTGCACTCAAAATTTGTTACGTGACATTCTGTTCGAACATCACAGCTTTTCTCTCGTTTGTCCGCCAAAATACTTTCGATGCTGAAGTCCCTCGTTTTTCTTGCCGGCTTCATGTCGGAACTCGAACTGTAGCTGCTTAATAAACTCCTCTTTATATATCACCCTAAAGTACGTTCTGCCATAACGACCCCAAATTTT
Protein-coding regions in this window:
- the LOC105663661 gene encoding uncharacterized protein LOC105663661; this encodes MKPARKTRDFSIESILADKREKSCDVRTECHVTNFECTTNAVSETENCGANFRSEIKYENSERNFECGNENKCDMKCIVDAESDFRNKIEEGNGKCNENILESSEQELIKSNAGTTVIIRNIEDECEINSKSFEHEKFDATENYCETISLRRDREKKLNEERKSKGDQSDQFYDSKYLNSDFAGNRCKNSRDLNSSCETESKYSFKNENKKTEFSRSKTGTPEVLRDIEKLEWLQCTRYKPPKIPRKPIGKNKRKPSFYPRIPFSMFQLEFLEQKFRNSAYLTRNDVIDISDILKLPPNRIKIWFQNRRARERREFCTNV